One Scophthalmus maximus strain ysfricsl-2021 chromosome 7, ASM2237912v1, whole genome shotgun sequence genomic window, ATAAAAACTTTTAAGCTCATTATAGACACTTGAACTTTCCATCCTTTTCTGGTCAGACGCTGCAAAGAGAGCTGCCGCTGTCCCCAGAACAGCTGGACACAGTGTTTGAGAGTCTGGACAGGGAGAGCAATGGATTCCTCACTCCTGTCGAGTTCAACACAGGACTTggtgagtgttgtttttttgagtgaTTTGAGACCACAGGTCCCTATGATATCTGCAGTATGGGTTAAACTACTATTCATTCAAAACGGTTTATCACAGAGTATAACCTTATTCCTCTGTGCCTGTCCTGGTCTGTGGTGCAGGTGAGTTGGTGGGACAGGAGGACACGACTGAGTTGAGTCGAGGTGAAGCAGAGGAGGATACGGACCAGGTGGATTGGTCCCAGGAAGATGCTGCAATCAGATTTGTAAACACACTGATGGAGCTGGGTGCTGACAAACTTTTTAAAGAGTAAGATCCCTGTGTTTTCAAAAGGTGTCCATATCATATATAAAACTTTAGAATCTGGTTTATTCACTACTTAAAATCAAATGTTACCCATTTAGTACACATGAAGAATTAATTTGTCACATGTTGGTGGGACATATTAACTAAGTGTTTCATGAATGTGTAGATATagaaaagatgtaaaaaaaaaaattaaaaaagattgaTAAAGAACATGATGTATGTTAGAGCcacaataattattatatgattCTATTACTTGATCAACAGAAAAGTAAATTGGCAACAAAAAAGTTATTTGGTAACTATTTTTATAATCCATTTATCACTTACaagtttgaatattttatggttttCTTAGTTTTGTCTGGTTTTATGATAATTTTGTAATTATCATCTGGACTGATAATCAGATCAGTCATCCTCTGTCTTTTaactgctgtgtgttgtgtgtcagtcagcAGGAGCTCTGCTCCATGTGGTGTGAGCTCCAGAGAGACAGACCAGAGCTGCTGAGTGTCCTGGAGAGTGTCCTGATCCACACAGTGTCCCATTTAAAGGACtccatcagagagagagacagtctggAGCAAGCTTTGCGCAGGTCCGAACTCCATTAACACAACGTTGACCACAACATACAGTAACTCTGTCAAATTTAACTGTGGATGTTCAGATTGCGAGTTTccaaaattcattcattcaactttcttttttttttttttagacggGAGAGCGAACATGATCAGGTTATTCGGTCCATATATGAAGAAATGGAGAATCAactcagagaggagagacagaaatacCAAGCTCAGGTACAGACGTGTGCGATGTGTGTCCGACATTTGGAAAAGGTTTTACCATTTGAATGATAAAACTTCCCCAAGAGTTGGACAAAGTAAGATCACTGTAAAGAATCTTGGACTTGAGTTGAGGGGATAAAGGTAGCTGGCAGATATTCTGATAATATCTagtattcaaataaaatttaattggaAATTGATTTGTGCCATTTAATGAGAGTGATCATTATCATTGCATTTAATGAATTTATTGTGAAATCAAGGACAGTATTAGACAGATGCAACGAGGGAAACAACttgaggaggagctgaagatgcGAGAGCAAGAGTTGGAGACTACGCTGACCAAACAGAAAGAGGTAGGCATCCAAATGGCACTAATGTTATGTCTGAACTAAAGAGTGCTATAGTCTAATGAGTGAATCAGCAGGACCTGTCTCTGTCCTAAGCTGGAGACCAGAATCCGACAGCTGAGCAGTGAGCAGGTAAATGTTAAGGAGCAGAACCAGCGACTGCGGAGCATCAACATCCAGCTACAGGAGCAagtggagagcagcagagagcagctgcaggcggcTCTGGGTCAACTcagcctgctgcagctcaacGCTGCCCAGGAACAGGTCACCACACAGAGGTGAGTGGCTAACGTCACAGATAGCTGCTGGAGTGTCCTGAATATAAGATCATGATATCACTGTCCCTCTTTGGTGTGTGACTGCTTTGctccaaacaaataaaaaatagcaatTAACACATGGGAGTCATATGAGCCCCGTTTTGTAGTTCAAACTCGCTGCAGGCAATGAaatttgggggggttttgtttcatgtttttttaaagcaggacCAGAAAAAAGTCACTACAACAAAtgtgagataaaataaaactgtcaatAACTTTCCCATGTCGGACAAGTTAAAACTTCCCCCAAAGTGGAGAACATAAGAACACTCAATTTTGTTAAAGATGTTGTAAAGAATCATGTGGACTTGAGTTTAAAAATGACTCCAAGGTAGGTGGCAGATGATCTGATAATATTTTCATGAATACAAGGGGTTTAttaaaggttttttgttttttttttacaaataacacGAAGAGAACAAAACCAACAGTGTACAGTCTCCCAGTTCTTTCTGGCTTCCCCACTCTGTTGGTGGCACTCAGCCCCAACAAAGTAATCTTTTATAATGATAttctttatttatagagcacttttcaaaattctGATTAAGTCAACAACTTCAGAACTAAATAGAATAGTtataaaagtgaaaaaacagTTCAAAGAAATCTCGGGGTCAGCCGACCAGATTTTCTGGAGCAGATCATTCCAGAGCCTCGGGGCCCTGACTGCAAATGTCCCCTTTAGTTCCATTTGGGTGTCTGGGACACAGAGCAGGCCCCTGTCTGAGGATGTCGAGGTACGAGCTGGTGAGAAGGGTACAAACAGGTCAGAtagataaaaaagagagaagccaTGAAAGTAATCAGTAAAATCATATAATCAATTCATCAAACATACTGGAAGCCAGTATAAAGACACTAAAACAGGAGTGATGAACATAAAAACGATCAACATATagttaaatgttatttaaagcTGGTAATAACTTCGGGCAGCTGGGCACTGTTTTAAAAGTCCACAGAAGTCAAAGAAGTCATTTTCCACATAGTAGTGAGTATTTATGGCAGCAGGATGTTGTATGTAGGTCTGTTGCATAGGCAGCAATTAGtggaaacattttattgttgctttaaaCTTTTTGGGTTTGTTTACCATAACAAAAATAACCTAATTTTCCTTTGCTTGCTCCACTGTAGAAATGTGATGAAGGTGTCAAGGAACATCCAAAAAGAGAAGGATAGTCTCTTTAGACAACTGGAGCTGCTGAGGTGAATCAtatctgctgctgtgtcaatTTAGTTCTTCTGTGATGTCCCTCAAACGCAGCTCATGtaattcaagtgtgtgttttcagagtcTCTATTTGATTCGACCATTCACCACTGCACACGTGGATCCGTCAGTGCGAGAATGGATCTAAATgattctctctttttgtgtcaGGGATATGAACAAAAGGCTGCGAGATGAAAAAGATGCCCAACACTCTCAgaagagggttagtcacagaCGCTCTGTCCTTCCTGCTCTGCCGTTAACCTTCTACCTCAGTGAAGACCTTTGTTCACCATGGACACAGCAGACTTATCCGACCTAAGCTAAGTCCTGGAAAGGCCTTGTGCGTTATTCCATCTTCTGGACAATGATTATTTATACGGGCAGCTGTTATCGTTTGGTTATTAACTGAACTTGTGTTCATGTCACTGACATCGTTCTGAGTTTTGCATGTCAgcaatattgttgtttttttcttttgtagatAGTGCTTAGTGAAGTGAAGGACTTTTTCTGCTGAAAAGACATTTATTCATTCCTGTGTTAAGTGTTACACATGTTTATTAATGATACTGTACTTTACAATATTTGTGTAGGCGAACTAAAGTGAGTCAGTATTTACCAAACCAATAAAGCCCTTACATTTCTCACACCTCTCACATTACTTAGCCGGTTGCCCATCCACATTTCCTGGGAAAAATGAATATGGATGTTTTGCAAAAAGTTGTTAATCACggtttcttttggttttgagCCTCCATAAATCTGTGTTTAGGTTTCTGAACAAAAAGGTTGACAAAAGATACAAAGAATTCATTCAAGAAACCCTTCTAACTACAACACAATGAACTcctatttgttatatttttcgtcatatgattatttttcattgctgATTGATTATTATGATAAACTAGTTTCTAGCAGATTGAACGTCACTATAGGAATCATTGCATGTTAAATGTATCAAACACTCTGCCTATGTGAAacttttgtacagtttgtgtttattaGTTTTTCCTTTGATACCTACAATAGCACGTGTTTAACAATATAAATATCTATTCAAGACAGTAAAAATCTTAatgctacttttttttctgccaaacaACCATTTTAGAATCCAAATGTCAAAAAGACTTTGGAGAAGAGAGGGTCAGTCATAGGTAACTACTTACTGCAAGACAAGCCATTGAAAAGGTTTGTATGACTTACCTGCATCTGATATAACATGTACCATCTtcacagtgagtgtgttttccCCCGGGAGGCCACTAATTTTGTGTCTTCATTGATCCTGAAGACAGCTGAGCTCATCTGATGAGTTGGagcaggacaaagacaaagaggtgTCAAATACATCCAAGAGACACCAGCCGTCATGTAGAGTCAGGTGTGAAAATGTTGAACAGACTCAAACTCAGGTAGggaaaatattacataaaaaaaaaatgtacacaattcATCCTAAAACTATCAATTTTGCaacacagaagcagcagcataGAGCATTCATGTTCTGGGGCGTTGTAATCTAGGGGAGAAAAAATGCAGATTATATTTCAATCAAATTTTCTGGCCTTTTTACCTGAATTTTAGAGCAGACTTGTCGATCCTCAGCGAGTGTTCAAGGTGGTGTTCTTGGGTAACTCAGGTGTGGGTAAGAGCTCCTTCATCCAGCACTACTGCACAGGATGCTTCTGCAGTAAAATGAGTGCTACTGTTGGTAAGATCACTCTTATCACTCTTTCTCAATGATTAACTTGCTCCTCAATGTATCTGTAAAACATGAATCCAGGGGCCTCTGATGTTTTCTGTAGGTATTGATTTCCAGATGAAGACTTTAACCCTGGACTCCACCAGCATCACCCTGCAGCTTTGGGACACTGCAGGACAGGAGAGGTCAGACATAACAGAGCGCATTCTCATGTTTACCAGCCATGTAGAATCCTATTTACCATCTGAACACTCTTCATTTTGTGAGGTAATATTTCTCAATCCTTTTTTACcgattcctctttttttcaggtttCGCAGCATCACTGAGCAGTACTACAGAAAGGCTGACAGTGTCCTTGCCATGTACGACGTCACTCACTCCCCCTCCTTCACCGCGGTGAGAGGATGGATGGACTCTGTGAAGGTGAACAGGTGGAGGTGTCAGGCGTGGTTGGATGTAAAAGCACgcggaaaaaataaacatgcagattatttacagtatataagcAACAACAGGAGTTTCCGATAACACAAATGTCAGAGTGATCTgagtgatgtatttattttagtgATACTTTAATTTATTAGTCTAGTTATTTTTGTATGCCTCAGTTTTTCAACTCTAGTACATTAAAACATGTGCACTGTAACTTGTTCTATATCCCAGGAGAAGATGTGTGAGGGTGCAGTGTTAATGCTCCTGGGGAACAAGCTGGACCTGGTTGACGCACACGGCAGAGAAGTGGCAACAGGGGAGGGGCAGCGGTTGGCAGAGGTGAGGGTGTATTTGGATATTCAAATAACTTTCTTCAGTGATTTTTTCTCATAATGTTTCTgcgaaggaaggaaaacatctttcttttttttttttagattgatgatattaaatgttgttttgtggtTTATGCAGCAGCACCAAGCTTTGTTTTACGAATGCAGTGCCAAGAGCGGATGCAACATGGAGGAGCTGATGACTCACCTGGCAAGGTATATTTTTCTACTGCacatattgtgtttttactttttcactgTACATGTCCTTAAAGCCACATTCAggtaccattttttttactagcTAGATTCATGTAGTTTAATACAACCCTCGTTAAATACTACCTTCATGATGGTTATAATGAATTCAGTtttatccttcttttttttataactattAAAGAGATGTATTGATTCAacttgatgtttattttttggcttcagtttttagattttttaaaattattattatttccatagCCTATGGTGATGTCTTCATAAATAACATTTGTGTTTCTAGAACCAATATATTTTTCTTGACGAATTACCCATATTCATCATTTATCTGTGTTATCAACTAATTCCTATCATCAAActcaaaataatttcatatttttaattaattttttttattttaggatgTTGGTTGCCCAGAATGATCGACAATATGTAGATGCACTTTTACTGACTGAGGACGCATCAAAAAAAGGCTGCTGTACataaacagaagaggaaaaacctcATCATGGTTCAGTGGTGTTACATTTCCCTTCTGTCCTGAGCTCACACAGCTCTACTTTTATCTGAACAAGTTTACTGAACAGTATCTGTATGGCTTGCATTTGTCATTATGTATCATTAAAATCCAtccaataaaatatatttttggcgACCCCTCTGTTGCAAGTCTTTTTAAACACCATGAACAGTCTCTCATAAGcgaaacatttgttttcagagCCAAAAAAGCTCATGTGCATGAGAAACCAGCTGGGGGCAGACATGTACTCTTTATAGCTGTAGAGGGGCAAAGCTGCCTGTTGTGCCAAAAGAGGACAGACGCTCAGGCGCTTGGGTTGGAGGCTCAGGTCTGAGTGTTAACTGAAAACTGTTGCAGTTAACCTTCAAAGACAGCAGCACATTGACACTGGGGTCAGTGGCAGCTTGGAAGACGTTTCCCCAATAATCCTCATCCTTCAGGGTCCGCCACCTTCAAATCAGGTAGGAGTATTTTGGTCTCAGTAGAAAGGCAGAGCAGAGTTTTTTCCATGACACAATGAGTTAAAAATAACTCTGAATGTGACCATCAGGAGATTTTGTTTTGCTGGActatcacattcacacatggaGTATTTTGTCTTATGGCAAAAAAGCATATtatgatgagtttgtttttaatttgttaacATATTTTATCTATTGTCCCtttaccctttttttgttggtcaGGGAGAATTCTACTAATATCTAGTATTTAAAGCCACAGTTTCACATGATGCTCTGAGTTACAACATTTCTTAAAatagaaggagaagaaagttCAGTTCAGGTTTGCATAAAGACAAACTAATTCATAAAGTAAATAGTTAACAGCCAATAGTATATCACTGGAGCGTGAGAACATCAGGTTAAGTTTTGGGGATGGGGACATGTATacagtgtctgtctgctggATGACATGTGACACACGTTAAGTATGTTTTCCTCACAACATATTTGATTTCATCAGTGAGTGAGAAATGCACCACGTTTTATTTTTAGTCTACAGTTAAATCCAATCCAAGGCGATGCAcataaaaccttaaaaaagacaacatgttGTCAGCTTGTTCAGCTCGTACATACTGTAGTTTGATTTGAGCACTTCACAGTAAATCATCCTTTCACACCAGAGGTGGAACACAAGCAGACTGAAGAGAAACTCCTGTGTGTCTAACAGAGCAGTCTCGATCAGATATAGCACTAACATGCTTTAGCTTACCATCATGCAAGTACAGTAATAGAAGATGTGTGATAGTGATCTCAAGCATAGCATGAGAGCCGTGCTGGAGGGTTCGACCTGCTCTCTAGGGAGAGTCAGCTGTACAACCTTGACTTTCTGcagatgattttaatttggtggggtttctgttttaatttcagAATGGAAGCTCAAGGTGACAAACCTCACACCTGTGGGACAATTTGTCTGAAATATCTACTTTTTCTATTCAATATTCTTTTCTGGGTAAGTTAAcgaagaaatgtttttttttacagaactttACGACAATAGAACCCTCTGTTAAGGGCTCTATTGGACAGTGTTATGATTATTGATACTAGTTGTGACAATCAACTTCTACATAgagtatttaattttttttttaattgtttttcactgtCAATAAACTTATTTCTCACATTTATCCTACAAACATTATGtatattttgcaatattttgtcCCTTAGACTACATTTGCTGTATCATTTAGTCTTTACAGATTGTGCAAAAGTCACAATAGAGACAATCCAACAGTTTATTCACATCAAAAAATTTCCTTTAGGTTTTAAGGATAGAATGTATCAGTCACCTACTCATTTCTCATGGTGCAAAGTATTTACTCAGATATGAAACTGATTTATGTGCatagttgaaaaaaacaaactaatttaACTCATTAAACTGAGGCTTATAGTGAAAGAATAAGACGTAGCCTTCTTTGCATCACCATCACATTTTAGCAGCTAATTTCCAAGTGTTCAAAATTACGTGGCACATTCCTGACTGGAGCATCTGACCTGAATTGAAAAGATGATAACGGTGCACGTTCTCTCAGGTGGCAGGAGGAGCTGTCCTGACAGTGGGAGTGTGGACTCTGGTGGAAAAGAGCGACTACATCAGTTTACTCAACTCCAGCTTTTACTCAGCCTCAGCTTACATCCTGATAGCTGCTGGGGTCATCGTCATAGTGACCGGAATAATTGGATGCTGTGCCACtctgaaggagatgaagagtcTTTTGGTCGTGGTAAGATGTATCAGACGTCCAAAACACGACCCTATAGCAGATaaaggttttcatttcacttcactcCACCAAGGCGTTAACGTCATGTAATTACTGTATGTGGAATCACAAACCAAGGAAAGACACTTTAAGTTCttgtttatacacacacaacctaATCTGGTTCTACGTGTATTGAAAGTAAATCCTTGGTGACCTTCTGTCTGATCTGCCTGCATTCCAGTGTGTCAGACGGACATGACTGTCAGAAATAACAGACAAAGTCATGCAGCGTGTGTCTTTAAGAGTTTCGATTTAGAGAGTGGCTCATGCCAGAGGAATGACGGGCATCACAAGCGCCTGCGTTGGGCGAGGAGGGTGGGAGAGGGGATGGACGGACGCAGGATATAATACTTAAGCAAAACTGCATAAGCTCTGTGACATTGCGTCTATTTCCACTCTTGCCATGACCTTTGTAATGAGTAACTTCCTTTCCCACAGTTAAATCAGTTATTCTCTGGGGCATAACTTTTATGCTATGTTATTATAGTTCACTGATGCTAACGTCATATTTAAAGAGCTGAAagatctgaaaataaaaaaagatatatttatatttcctggCTATAGTTAATTTACCACTGTGTTattttttacttattattttctgtctcttttccacAGTATTTGATCCTGTTGCTCTTTATTTTCCTGCTGGAGATCATTGCTGGTGTCCTGGCCTACATAAACTACCAAGAGGTTAAGTGTTTGGACTTTTTCACTACTTTTATTAGCTTCCGCTTATTTTAAATCTTGCAGTAGTAACATATCTGACATTTTCTACTTTCTGTTTGTCATTCCAATATACACCTTTACTTGCCCCCTGCATCATGTCAGTTCTGTTTTTACCACCCATGAAATGCTTCAGTTGTCGCACAATTTGCTAGCAAATCTTCTTTCCATACTTCTCTGTGCATGCTCTTCATTTGTGCTGTACTTCCACCTTTCTCATTAcgcactttctctccctcttctctggctccagtgtttcccTCTCTGCTACCAGGTAATCTGCTGCCACCCGTTTCCATTTTATATCAAACTGTTCCTCTAACAGGTTGATATATGATGGTTCATTTTCACTCTTTGCACATTTGTCAGTCAAGAAACAAAACTATTTCTATTTGCAATTCAGTCTAAAGAATGCTCGTGGGGTCAGAGGGTCTGTGAGTTATGTTGTGAGTTATGTGTGGGCATTGCACAGGTACAGCGGAATGTTGcagtgggggggtggggggttgacaagaggctttttttaatGGCTGGTGACAGATTGTTTTCCTGAGCCATCACTGAATTGCTTCTCCTGTCACAGCTGGACGAGGAGCTCAGACAGAACCTGAAGGTGACCATGCAGCAGAAATACCAGCAGCCGGGAGAGGAGAGCGTCACGCAGGCTGTGGACAAGCTTCAGCAGGAGGTGTGGAAGTGATGCTGCATGTTCCAATCACAGCACGACCGCTTCACTGACTGAGAAAATCTCAAGTGTCGGTTTGATCAGAGGATTTGAAATGACAGCCTCTTTATCCTGCATGTGGATACACTTACCCACCATTGTCTCATCTTCTTCCCCCTGTCCCTCCCTTTTCCGGCTTCCTCTCAGTTTAAGTGTTGTGGCAGCAACAACTTCTCAGACTGGACGGAGAGTGTGTGGATCCAGGCCGCAGATAATAAGCGGCTCGTTCCTGACAGCTGCTGTAAAACTCCCAGTGACCTCTGCGGCCACAGGGACCACCCCTCCAACATCTACAAGGTGGAGGTGGGTAGAGCCGGTCCATGTAGCCCTGGCTAACGGAGcattaaatcagattttttaaatttctttccctttctcatTCTCTTAGGGAGGCTGCATCATGAAATTAGAAGATTTCATCCTGAGTCAATTGTATATTCTCGGTGCAGTGGGCATTGGGATTGCATTTCTCCAGGTAAAACCCTAACCGCTTAGCAAagtactaaccctaacccttaatATAAATTATCAATATAAACATCTCTTTTAATGTCCTGCAAAATactgaactgtaaactgtttgtttctgaGTGCTGTGCGTAACTCAAAAGtccctttgtctcttttctcttgcAGCTTGTGGGGATGATGTTTACTTGCTGCCTCCATAAAAATTTGAAAGACGATCCatactgattatttttttttaaata contains:
- the cracr2b gene encoding EF-hand calcium-binding domain-containing protein 4A isoform X3, whose translation is MSKWLKDGEVLEAQGSGEAVPVSPRTRGLPAGSPRPGWGHSPLASPREAAAGSQQAQTMGKAKELFLLCDKEGKGFITKRDMQTLQRELPLSPEQLDTVFESLDRESNGFLTPVEFNTGLGELVGQEDTTELSRGEAEEDTDQVDWSQEDAAIRFVNTLMELGADKLFKDQQELCSMWCELQRDRPELLSVLESVLIHTVSHLKDSIRERDSLEQALRRRESEHDQVIRSIYEEMENQLREERQKYQAQDSIRQMQRGKQLEEELKMREQELETTLTKQKELETRIRQLSSEQVNVKEQNQRLRSINIQLQEQVESSREQLQAALGQLSLLQLNAAQEQVTTQRNVMKVSRNIQKEKDSLFRQLELLRDMNKRLRDEKDAQHSQKRNPNVKKTLEKRGSVIGNYLLQDKPLKRQLSSSDELEQDKDKEVSNTSKRHQPSCRVRCENVEQTQTQSRLVDPQRVFKVVFLGNSGVGKSSFIQHYCTGCFCSKMSATVGIDFQMKTLTLDSTSITLQLWDTAGQERFRSITEQYYRKADSVLAMYDVTHSPSFTAVRGWMDSVKEKMCEGAVLMLLGNKLDLVDAHGREVATGEGQRLAEQHQALFYECSAKSGCNMEELMTHLARMLVAQNDRQYVDALLLTEDASKKGCCT
- the cracr2b gene encoding EF-hand calcium-binding domain-containing protein 4A isoform X1, with product MHTVTAMSKWLKDGEVLEAQGSGEAVPVSPRTRGLPAGSPRPGWGHSPLASPREAAAGSQQAQTMGKAKELFLLCDKEGKGFITKRDMQTLQRELPLSPEQLDTVFESLDRESNGFLTPVEFNTGLGELVGQEDTTELSRGEAEEDTDQVDWSQEDAAIRFVNTLMELGADKLFKDQQELCSMWCELQRDRPELLSVLESVLIHTVSHLKDSIRERDSLEQALRRRESEHDQVIRSIYEEMENQLREERQKYQAQDSIRQMQRGKQLEEELKMREQELETTLTKQKELETRIRQLSSEQVNVKEQNQRLRSINIQLQEQVESSREQLQAALGQLSLLQLNAAQEQVTTQRNVMKVSRNIQKEKDSLFRQLELLRDMNKRLRDEKDAQHSQKRNPNVKKTLEKRGSVIGNYLLQDKPLKRQLSSSDELEQDKDKEVSNTSKRHQPSCRVRCENVEQTQTQSRLVDPQRVFKVVFLGNSGVGKSSFIQHYCTGCFCSKMSATVGIDFQMKTLTLDSTSITLQLWDTAGQERFRSITEQYYRKADSVLAMYDVTHSPSFTAVRGWMDSVKEKMCEGAVLMLLGNKLDLVDAHGREVATGEGQRLAEQHQALFYECSAKSGCNMEELMTHLARMLVAQNDRQYVDALLLTEDASKKGCCT
- the cracr2b gene encoding EF-hand calcium-binding domain-containing protein 4A isoform X2, whose protein sequence is MHTVTAMSKWLKDGEVLEAQGSGEAVPVSPRTRGLPAGSPRPGWGHSPLASPREAAAGSQQAQTMGKAKELFLLCDKEGKGFITKRDMQTLQRELPLSPEQLDTVFESLDRESNGFLTPVEFNTGLGELVGQEDTTELSRGEAEEDTDQVDWSQEDAAIRFVNTLMELGADKLFKDQQELCSMWCELQRDRPELLSVLESVLIHTVSHLKDSIRERDSLEQALRRRESEHDQVIRSIYEEMENQLREERQKYQAQDSIRQMQRGKQLEEELKMREQELETTLTKQKELETRIRQLSSEQVNVKEQNQRLRSINIQLQEQVESSREQLQAALGQLSLLQLNAAQEQVTTQRNVMKVSRNIQKEKDSLFRQLELLRDMNKRLRDEKDAQHSQKRNPNVKKTLEKRGSVIGNYLLQDKPLKRQLSSSDELEQDKDKEVSNTSKRHQPSCRVRCENVEQTQTQSRLVDPQRVFKVVFLGNSGVGKSSFIQHYCTGCFCSKMSATVGIDFQMKTLTLDSTSITLQLWDTAGQERFRSITEQYYRKADSVLAMYDVTHSPSFTAVRGWMDSVKEKMCEGAVLMLLGNKLDLVDAHGREVATGEGQRLAEHQALFYECSAKSGCNMEELMTHLARMLVAQNDRQYVDALLLTEDASKKGCCT
- the cd151 gene encoding CD151 antigen isoform X1, whose translation is MEAQGDKPHTCGTICLKYLLFLFNILFWVAGGAVLTVGVWTLVEKSDYISLLNSSFYSASAYILIAAGVIVIVTGIIGCCATLKEMKSLLVVYLILLLFIFLLEIIAGVLAYINYQECFPLCYQLDEELRQNLKVTMQQKYQQPGEESVTQAVDKLQQEFKCCGSNNFSDWTESVWIQAADNKRLVPDSCCKTPSDLCGHRDHPSNIYKVEGGCIMKLEDFILSQLYILGAVGIGIAFLQLVGMMFTCCLHKNLKDDPY
- the cd151 gene encoding CD151 antigen isoform X2, whose protein sequence is MEAQGDKPHTCGTICLKYLLFLFNILFWVAGGAVLTVGVWTLVEKSDYISLLNSSFYSASAYILIAAGVIVIVTGIIGCCATLKEMKSLLVVYLILLLFIFLLEIIAGVLAYINYQELDEELRQNLKVTMQQKYQQPGEESVTQAVDKLQQEFKCCGSNNFSDWTESVWIQAADNKRLVPDSCCKTPSDLCGHRDHPSNIYKVEGGCIMKLEDFILSQLYILGAVGIGIAFLQLVGMMFTCCLHKNLKDDPY